The following coding sequences are from one Bos indicus x Bos taurus breed Angus x Brahman F1 hybrid chromosome 5, Bos_hybrid_MaternalHap_v2.0, whole genome shotgun sequence window:
- the CCNT1 gene encoding cyclin-T1: protein MEGERKNNNKRWYFTREQLENSPSRRFGLDPDKELSNRQQAANLLQDMGQRLNVSQLTINTAIVYMHRFYMIQSFTQFHRNSVAPAALFLAAKVEEQPKKLEHVIKVAHTCLHPQESLPDTRSEAYLQQVQDLVILESIILQTLGFELTIDHPHTHVVKCTQLVRASKDLAQTSYFMATNSLHLTTFSLQYTPPVVACVCIHLACKWSNWEIPVSTDGKHWWEYVDATVTLELLDELTHEFLQILEKTPNRLKRIWNWRAWQADRKTKADDRGADENSSEQTILNMISQSSSDTTIAGLMSMSASSTTSAVPSLPATEDSKSNLSNVEMLSSERWLSSHPPFKVEPAQGYRKSENLALVGADHSLQQDGSNAFVSQKQNSKSVPSAKVSLKEYRAKHAEELAAQKRQLENMEANVKSQYAYAAQNLLSHHDSHSSVILKMPIEGSENPERPFLEKTDKTALKMRIPMTGGDKAASIKPEEIKMRIKVHTAADKHNSVDDSVTKNREHKEKHKTHPSNHHHHHNHHSHKHSHSQLPAGTGNKRLGDPKHSSQTSTLAHKPYSLSSSFSSSSSSRKRPLPEETGGVAYDHSTKTAKSAKSSSINFSFPPLPTMAQLPGHSSDTSGLHFSQPSCKTRVPHMKLDKSSTGANSHNTPQTTDYQDTVNMLNSLLNAQGVQPTQPPAFEYVHSYGEYMNPRAGGMSSRSGNTDKPRPPPLPSEPPPPLPPLPK from the exons atggagggagagaggaagaacaaCAATAAACGGTGGTATTTTACTCGAGAACAACTGGAAAATAGCCCGTCTCGTCGTTTTGGCTTGGATCCAGATAAAGAACTTTCTAATCGCCAGCAGGCGGCCAATCTGCTCCAGGACATGGGCCAACGTCTCAACGT CTCACAATTGACCATCAACACTGCTATAGTGTACATGCATCGATTCTACATGATTCAGTCCTTTACACAGTTCCATCGAAAT TCTGTGGCTCCAGCAGCCTTATTTTTAGCAGCCAAAGTAGaggagcagccaaaaaaattgGAACACGTCATCAAGGTAGCACACACTTGTCTCCATCCACAGGAATCACTTCCTGATACCAGGAGTGAG GCTTACCTGCAGCAAGTTCAAGATCTGGTGATACTAGAAAGCATAATTCTGCAgactttag GCTTTGAACTAACAATTGATCACCCACATACACATGTGGTAAAGTGCACTCAGCTTGTTCGAG caagcaAGGACTTAGCACAAACTTCTTACTTCATGGCAACCAAcag CCTGCATTTGACCACATTTAGCCTGCAGTACACACCTCCTGTGGTGGCCTGTGTCTGCATTCATCTGGCTTGCAAGTGGTCCAACTGGGAGATCCCAGTCTCAACTGATGGGAAGCACTGGTGGGAGTATGTTGACGCCACTGTGACCTTGGAACTTTTAGATG AACTGACACATGAATTTCTACAGATTCTGGAGAAAACCCCCAACAGGCTCAAACGAATTTGGAATTGGAGG GCATGGCAGGCtgacaggaaaacaaaagcagatgACCGAGGAGCAGATGAAAACTCTTCGGAGCAGACAATCCTTAATATGATTTCCCAGAGCTCTTCAGATACAACTATCGCAGGTTTAATGAGCATGTCAGCTTCTTCTACCACAAGTGCAGTGCCTTCCCTTCCAGCCACTGAAGACTCAAAGAGCAACTTAAGCAACGTGGAGATGTTGTCAAGTGAGCGTTGGCTGTCCTCCCACCCTCCTTTCAAGGTAGAACCTGCTCAGGGTTATCGGAAGAGTGAGAATTTAGCACTTGTAGGAGCTGATCATTCCTTACAACAGGATGGTTCAAATGCATTTGTTTCCCAGAAACAGAATAGTAAGAGTGTGCCGTCAGCTAAAGTATCACTGAAAGAATACCGTGCAAAGCATGCAGAAGAGTTGGCTGCCCAGAAGAGGCAACTGGAGAACATGGAGGCCAATGTGAAGTCACAGTACGCGTATGCTGCCCAGAATCTTCTGTCTCACCATGATAGCCATTCTTCGGTCATTCTGAAAATGCCCATAGAGGGCTCAGAAAACCCTGAGCGGCCTTTTCtggaaaaaactgacaaaacagCTCTCAAAATGAGAATCCCAATGACAGGTGGAGATAAAGCTGCCTCTATAAAACCAGAGGAGATAAAAATGCGCATTAAAGTTCACACTGCAGCTGATAAGCACAATTCTGTAGATGATAGTGTCACAAAGAACCGAGAGCACAAAGAAAAGCACAAAACTCACCCAtctaatcatcatcatcatcataatcacCACTCACACAAACACTCTCACTCACAGCTTCCAGCTGGTACTGGGAACAAACGTCTGGGTGATCCAAAACATAGTAGCCAGACAAGCACCTTAGCACACAAACCCTACAGCTTGTCtagctctttctcctcttccagtTCTTCTCGTAAAAGGCCCCTCCCTGAAGAGACTGGAGGGGTGGCGTATGATCATTCAACCAAGACCGCCAAGAGTGCTAAATCCTCTTCCATAAATTTCTCCTTCCCACCTCTTCCTACAATGGCCCAGTTGCCTGGGCATAGCTCAGACACAAGTGGCCTTCATTTTTCACAGCCCAGCTGTAAAACTCGAGTTCCTCACATGAAATTGGATAAAAGCTCCACTGGGGCCAATAGTCACAATACACCCCAGACCACAGACTATCAAGATACTGTGAATATGCTTAACTCCCTTCTCAATGCCCAGGGTGTTCAGCCCACTCAGCCCCCGGCGTTTGAATACGTTCATTCTTATGGAGAATATATGAATCCACGGGCTGGTGGAATGTCCTCCAGATCTGGCAACACAGACAAACCCCGGCCGCCACCTCTACCATCAGAACCTCCTCCACCGCTTCCACCCCTTCCcaagtga